Part of the Magnetococcales bacterium genome, GATCCACCATGATGGAGACCTGCCGGCCCGGGCCGGTTTGGGCTCCAGCTCCTCGTTCACGGTTGGTTTGTTGCACGCCTTGCATGCCTTGCAGGGACGTATGGTGACCAAGAATGAACTGGCCCGTGAGGCGATCCGCATTGAACAGGACGTGTTGCAGGAGCATGTCGGTTGTCAGGATCAGATCATGGTGGCCTGGGGTGGTTTCAACGCCGTCGAGTTCAAACAGGACGGCACCCATGAGGTCGTCCCCATCATCCTGGCCCCGGAGCGTCGCGTGGAGTTGGAAAGTTCTCTGATGCTGTTCTTTACCGGCAAGACGCGCTTCGCCACGGATGTGGCGGCCAAACAGATCAAAAATATTCCGAAAAAAATCAATGAGCTTACCCAGATGCAGGGCATGGTGGACGAGGCGATCGACATTCTGCGCGACATCCGCCGGCCCATCGACGACTTTGGCAAGTTGTTGCATGAAAGCTGGCAGAGAAAACGTTCCCTCTCCGATGCCGTGACCACACCCCTTGTTGATGAAATCTACTCCGAGGCCATGGCGGCGGGAGCCAGCGGGGGAAAGTTGCTGGGGGCTGGAGGCGGGGGGTTCATGGTGTTTGTGGTGCGGCCCGCTTTGCGGCAGCGCCTGCGCGAACGGCTCAAAAATCTGCTGCACGTCGATTTTTCCTTCAACAACGATGGCAGCAAAATTATTGTCTTCAATCCGGAAGATGCCGTTTCCTGACGCCACGCAAGACAACCAGGTGCGCCGGATTGCGCTGGAGCGAATCCGGCTGTCTGGATTTCGTTATCACTCGAACGATATGACCAGTTTCTTCCCAAAGATGGCAGCCGCTTTTTCAAGTTGCTTCAAAGATGGGCAGTGATGCGGATCCTCCAGCCGTTTGGCTGCCGGCCAGGAAGTTCCCATGGTTCGGGCAACGTCGGCCATGGATCGACCTTTTCTGGCCTGACGGATGAGCATGGCGGCCTGTGTCTTGGCATCCGGGGCCACGAGATACGCGCCGACTGCCTTGGGGGTGGGTTGGGGAATGTCCATTCCTTCATCCATTCGCCCGTTCAGGGTCATCGACAGCACCTTGGAAGCGTTGGATAAGACATCCTCCAAGGTATCTCCCTCGGTGAAGGCCTCTTCCAAATCAACGAATTGCGCGAGGAATCCCCCGTCCTCGGGTGTCAAAATGGCGGGATAACGGATATCCATGTTGCGATCCTTATTTCAGCTTGATGCCCGTTTGGCGTTCGATTGATGCAAGCGTCCCTGGTTTTACATCCTTGGATCCGTGGAGTGGAACGGAAGTGCGCCCGGAACCTTTACCTAACGGACATGACTGCCTTCCTGGCGTAAAACGAGCCACCCTCCCGCTTGCAACCGTTTGATGATCTCGTGTCCGTTCATGCCTGTAACAATATATCAATTTTGATCTATAGACAAGGAAAATTGGCCAAGGATGCCATGCAAAGAATGACCATGGCCATCCTTGGCAGGGCGAGATTGCGCAGAGGTGAGGAGTTTTGGCTGGGGTGTCCGCTAGGAGGGGGTCATCGTCCAAGCCGCCACCGCTTCCGTCAGGGCATCTCTTCCATCGGGTTTGAACCAACCGCTGATCAGGGCGGCTCCCCAGGCGCCTGTTTGGGCCACTTCCTGGAGGCCTTTCAGGTCGATACCGCCGATGGCCACCAGGGGGAGGGCGGTGTGGCGGCATGCCGTGGCCAGGGCTGCGATGCCTCGGGCTGTCAGGGCATCGGCTTTGGTGTGGGTGGCGAAGATGGGGCCGAAGCCAATGTAGTCTGCCCCACTTTGTTGGGCGGCGGCGACCTCATCCAGGGTGTGGGTGGAGAGTCCGATGATCCGCTCCCGGCCCAGAAGGCGTCGGCAGACAGCCACAGGCAGGTCATCCTGGCCGACATGCACGCCGTCGGCCTCCAGTGCCAGGGCCAGATCCACCCGGTCGTTGATGATGATGGCCGTTGTGGGAGCCGCGCTTCGCAAGGCGGAGACCCAACGGGTCATGAAGTGGTATTGCTCAAGACCACTCCCCTTGCAACGCAACTGCACCAAGGATATGGAAGAGGCGCCCAACTTCCGGGCCAAACGTTCCGGCCCGTCTCCCTGCAACCAGGATGGGGCATGTCGCGCCAACCAGGCAAAGTCCAGAATGGGGTAGAGGCCACCCTGAGAGGGGTGCAGGGTCATAGGTGGGAAAACAGTTCTTGATCGATTTTGTCGGCATCGCCCAGGTTGAATGCGACCAGGCGGCGCAGGTGACTGAAACTCTCCACGTCCATCTCCTCAAACCGGATGGCGGCGCCGCGTTGGGGGTGGCTCCATAACACCTTGCCCCGAATGCGCAACGCATCCTCTCCCAGGGGGAGGATGCCTAGAACCGTCTCTCCAGAGGCGGGGAGACTCTCGCACCAAAACAGCATCCCCTTGAGGCTGATGTCGTTGAAGGCGCCGGGGTACGTTTTGCCGTTGGCGCCGGTCAAGACCAACTCATGCTGGAAATGGACCCGCGAATAGCCGCGGCGCTCTGCATCAGACGGTGCGGTTCCCTGGTTCATGGAGACATGCTCCTATTCAATCTTCGTAACCATTCAGCATCCGGCAAGGAACCGGGACTCAGGGGGCCGACTCCCCGACAGGGCCTCAGACAGCGTTCTGGTGGGGTTCGGGGCGAGGCCCTGACAAAGGCTTTCATGTCCAGATTTTTCTTGAAATGGTGCCGAATCGTTACCAATCTTTCATGTCAAAGCGTGTCCAGAAAGGGCATTGTACAGCTGTATGACATGGTTTGTTACAATCATGTGAAGTCTCTGTCATATCCGGGCAGTTGGTCAAGGGATGAAAGCCAAGCAGATCACGGGCCAAAATGTTTTTTGAGGATCGTTGCGATGCGTCCGGCGGCCTGACCGTCCCAAAGTTCCGGGAGACGCCCTCTTTTGCCGCCTTCTGACATTATTTTGGCAACCGCCGCAAGAATGTGGGCGGGTTGGGTTCCAACCAGGGTGTTGGTTCCTTGGGTGACGGTCACTGGACGTTCGGTATTGTCCCGCAAGGTGAGACAGGGAACCCCGAGGGCGGTGGTCTCTTCCTGGATGCCTCCGGAGTCGGTCAGGACCAGGTGGGCCTGGGAGAGCAGGCTTAACATGTCCATATAGCCCAGGGGGGGTGTGGTCAGGATGTGTTGATGGTGCTGTTGTTTCAGCAGGCCGGCGGTCTGCATCTGCTGGGCGGTTCGTGGATGCAGGGGAAAAATCAGGGGAAGTTGCTGGCTGACTTCTCTCAGACAGATCAACAGTTGTTCCAGGTTTTCCGGATGGTCCACGTTGCTGGGGCGGTGCAGGGTGACCACGCCGTAGGCGCCCTTTCTGCCAGGGCTTGGGGAGATGGGGATGCGATCACCACCGGGCCATTTTCGGATGACGGCGGCAGCCTGGGGAACCTGCGGCAGCATGCGGCGCAGGGTGTCGATCATCACGTTGCCGACAAAATGAATGCGCTCCGGGGGAATGCCTTCCCGTTGCAGGTGTTCGTGGGCCGTTCTTTCGGTGGTGAAAAGCCAATCCGCGATCTGGTCGGTCAGGATGC contains:
- a CDS encoding kinase; translated protein: MIISRTPFRISFFGGGTDYPAWFREHGGKVLATAINKYCYISVRPLPPFFEHKSRVVYSLVEMVQSHDEIKHPAIRGILTDWGIEQGLEIHHDGDLPARAGLGSSSSFTVGLLHALHALQGRMVTKNELAREAIRIEQDVLQEHVGCQDQIMVAWGGFNAVEFKQDGTHEVVPIILAPERRVELESSLMLFFTGKTRFATDVAAKQIKNIPKKINELTQMQGMVDEAIDILRDIRRPIDDFGKLLHESWQRKRSLSDAVTTPLVDEIYSEAMAAGASGGKLLGAGGGGFMVFVVRPALRQRLRERLKNLLHVDFSFNNDGSKIIVFNPEDAVS
- a CDS encoding type II toxin-antitoxin system HicB family antitoxin; its protein translation is MDIRYPAILTPEDGGFLAQFVDLEEAFTEGDTLEDVLSNASKVLSMTLNGRMDEGMDIPQPTPKAVGAYLVAPDAKTQAAMLIRQARKGRSMADVARTMGTSWPAAKRLEDPHHCPSLKQLEKAAAIFGKKLVISFE
- the thiE gene encoding thiamine phosphate synthase codes for the protein MTLHPSQGGLYPILDFAWLARHAPSWLQGDGPERLARKLGASSISLVQLRCKGSGLEQYHFMTRWVSALRSAAPTTAIIINDRVDLALALEADGVHVGQDDLPVAVCRRLLGRERIIGLSTHTLDEVAAAQQSGADYIGFGPIFATHTKADALTARGIAALATACRHTALPLVAIGGIDLKGLQEVAQTGAWGAALISGWFKPDGRDALTEAVAAWTMTPS
- a CDS encoding PilZ domain-containing protein, giving the protein MNQGTAPSDAERRGYSRVHFQHELVLTGANGKTYPGAFNDISLKGMLFWCESLPASGETVLGILPLGEDALRIRGKVLWSHPQRGAAIRFEEMDVESFSHLRRLVAFNLGDADKIDQELFSHL
- the wecB gene encoding UDP-N-acetylglucosamine 2-epimerase (non-hydrolyzing), whose amino-acid sequence is MKMAAILPALQQPPTPLPVRLVHTGQHYDAAMKEAFFQQLGIPEPDDDLGVGSGSHAVQTATIMQRFEPIIDRWQPRAVLVVGDVNSTLACALVASKKGVPVIHVEAGLRSFDRSMPEEINRILTDQIADWLFTTERTAHEHLQREGIPPERIHFVGNVMIDTLRRMLPQVPQAAAVIRKWPGGDRIPISPSPGRKGAYGVVTLHRPSNVDHPENLEQLLICLREVSQQLPLIFPLHPRTAQQMQTAGLLKQQHHQHILTTPPLGYMDMLSLLSQAHLVLTDSGGIQEETTALGVPCLTLRDNTERPVTVTQGTNTLVGTQPAHILAAVAKIMSEGGKRGRLPELWDGQAAGRIATILKKHFGP